The proteins below come from a single Chryseobacterium nepalense genomic window:
- the pgl gene encoding 6-phosphogluconolactonase, giving the protein MNIRIFDDLDTLYTEAADIFKDLSEKSIHEKGRFTVALSGGSSPKAIFKLLATQQYAEKIDWSKIYFFWVDERWVPLHDDKSNARMTFETLLDKVPVPEDHIFPMYKDHILPEEYAQEYESYIRNILGNEGVFDFILLGMGDDGHTASLFPGEEILNEKEKWVSAYYLKPQEMYRITLTAPIINKAENILAVAFGESKKHALNEILNGEYNPELYPMQLIEKNENFMFFTDHNAMGK; this is encoded by the coding sequence ATGAATATCAGAATATTTGATGATTTAGATACATTGTATACGGAAGCAGCCGATATTTTTAAGGATCTTTCCGAAAAATCAATACACGAAAAAGGACGTTTTACCGTTGCTTTAAGCGGTGGCTCTTCACCAAAAGCCATATTCAAATTGCTCGCAACACAGCAATATGCAGAAAAGATTGACTGGAGTAAAATCTATTTTTTCTGGGTTGATGAAAGATGGGTTCCTTTACATGATGATAAAAGTAATGCAAGAATGACCTTTGAAACGCTGCTGGATAAGGTTCCGGTTCCTGAAGATCATATTTTTCCGATGTATAAAGATCACATCCTTCCTGAAGAATATGCTCAGGAATATGAATCCTACATCCGAAATATACTCGGAAATGAGGGCGTTTTCGATTTTATCCTTCTTGGAATGGGGGATGATGGTCACACCGCGTCGCTGTTTCCGGGAGAAGAAATTCTTAATGAAAAAGAAAAATGGGTTTCTGCATATTATTTAAAACCACAGGAAATGTATAGAATTACCCTGACTGCACCTATCATCAACAAGGCGGAAAATATACTGGCCGTTGCATTCGGTGAATCTAAAAAACATGCATTGAACGAAATCCTGAACGGAGAATATAACCCGGAATTATATCCTATGCAGCTTATTGAAAAAAACGAAAATTTTATGTTCTTTACAGATCATAACGCAATGGGAAAATAG